A genomic window from Caldicellulosiruptor kronotskyensis 2002 includes:
- the pfkB gene encoding 1-phosphofructokinase, whose product MIYTVTLNPAIDMTVYIDELKKGQVNRSNHCLIDAGGKGINVSKVIKSLGGKSIALGFLGNDNKDWFLKYLKDLQLDFDFILVDGLTRTNIKIVETAQKVYTDLNQNGFEVKKKDINLLFEKIDRIAKTDDIFVLSGSLPPSVDEDVYVELIRMLKRKGAKVIYDADGKALESGVLEKPDVIKPNIHEFKCLFDVDENDLSSIVSSARRLIESGIKKVLISMGAKGAVFVTENMELFAKAAEAKVKSTTGAGDSMVAAISYGLSQNMDDISIFKLALACAAAKVSKEGVKAPEKNEIEGFLEKIKLERLGEFKWI is encoded by the coding sequence TTGATTTATACAGTTACACTAAATCCAGCAATAGATATGACAGTGTATATCGATGAGCTAAAAAAAGGGCAAGTAAACAGAAGCAACCATTGTTTAATAGATGCAGGTGGAAAAGGCATAAATGTTTCAAAGGTTATAAAATCCTTGGGCGGAAAATCAATTGCTCTTGGTTTTTTAGGAAATGACAACAAGGATTGGTTTTTGAAATATTTAAAAGACTTGCAACTTGATTTTGACTTCATCCTTGTGGATGGTCTTACACGAACAAACATCAAAATTGTTGAGACGGCACAAAAGGTTTATACTGACCTCAATCAAAATGGTTTTGAAGTGAAGAAGAAAGACATAAACCTTTTGTTTGAAAAGATAGATAGGATAGCAAAAACTGATGACATCTTTGTGCTCTCAGGAAGCCTTCCACCTAGTGTAGATGAGGATGTGTATGTAGAGCTTATAAGAATGCTAAAACGAAAAGGTGCAAAGGTTATATATGATGCCGACGGAAAAGCGCTTGAGAGCGGTGTTTTAGAAAAGCCAGATGTTATAAAGCCAAATATCCATGAATTTAAATGCCTTTTTGATGTGGATGAAAATGATTTAAGTTCAATTGTAAGTTCAGCAAGAAGACTCATAGAAAGTGGGATAAAAAAGGTTTTGATTTCGATGGGAGCAAAGGGTGCAGTTTTTGTGACAGAAAATATGGAGCTGTTTGCAAAGGCAGCTGAGGCTAAAGTAAAAAGCACAACAGGTGCTGGCGATTCAATGGTTGCGGCTATTTCTTATGGGCTTTCGCAAAATATGGATGATATATCTATTTTCAAGCTTGCTTTAGCCTGTGCAGCGGCAAAAGTCTCAAAGGAGGGTGTAAAGGCGCCTGAAAAAAATGAAATTGAGGGGTTTTTAGAAAAAATAAAATTAGAAAGGCTGGGGGAATTCAAATGGATATAA
- a CDS encoding DeoR/GlpR family DNA-binding transcription regulator, translated as MFAEERKSRIAQMIKSGQSVKVSELAKLFGVSESTIRRDLAELEALGIIKRTHGGAVNNFITSFEPSFAEKEDKFAKEKEYIGKLAASFIHDGDTLILDSGTTTQYIARNITAKNITIITNSVNIAYELSNNDNLEVIVTGGVIRTKTKALVGDITQSVLRQFRVDKAFVAANGVSIEFGVTTPSHVEAAIKRAMIENAKEVFLVADSSKFGQVTFSLICPVERLDYIITDKMDDRQRAEYEKLGVKVIT; from the coding sequence ATGTTTGCAGAGGAAAGAAAAAGTAGAATTGCGCAGATGATAAAAAGTGGGCAAAGTGTTAAGGTTTCAGAGCTTGCAAAGCTGTTTGGTGTGTCAGAGTCTACCATAAGAAGAGATTTGGCGGAGCTTGAAGCTCTGGGGATAATAAAAAGAACCCATGGTGGGGCGGTCAACAATTTTATTACCTCTTTTGAGCCTTCTTTTGCAGAAAAAGAAGACAAGTTTGCAAAAGAAAAGGAGTACATAGGGAAGCTTGCAGCAAGCTTTATTCACGATGGTGATACTCTCATCCTTGACTCTGGAACAACAACCCAGTATATTGCAAGAAACATTACTGCAAAAAATATAACTATAATAACCAACTCAGTAAATATAGCATATGAACTTTCTAACAATGATAATCTTGAAGTGATTGTGACAGGAGGAGTTATAAGGACAAAGACAAAAGCTCTTGTTGGAGATATAACACAAAGCGTACTCAGGCAATTTAGGGTTGACAAAGCTTTTGTGGCAGCAAACGGAGTGTCGATAGAATTTGGAGTAACAACACCAAGCCATGTTGAAGCTGCTATAAAAAGAGCAATGATAGAAAATGCAAAAGAGGTTTTTTTGGTCGCAGACAGTTCAAAATTTGGCCAGGTTACTTTTTCACTCATATGTCCTGTGGAAAGGCTTGATTATATTATAACTGATAAGATGGATGACAGACAAAGAGCTGAGTACGAAAAACTTGGTGTGAAGGTCATAACTTAA